TAGTCCTCAcgtttttagttttagatgtaggtcctttgacatttattactttttttgttgggtcGATTTTACTCTTTGaggtaaataaggaaaacactttgaaaatctaaatttaatgcattatttccttgtaattgaattccataatttaaattttgaattttttcctTGATAGTATTCCTAAtcaataaaaagtaaagacccACATATTATACTAATCAATTTGACAAGCACTCACATTAAATCATGTGTGTGAGAATTATTAAGAATAGACTCTGAAGCACCATAGCTGATGAATTCCTTGCTGATTGCATGATTCTTCACATTGAAAGAGAGTTTGCTAATAATATCGATAATGTAGAGATAATTGAGGAATTTAAGATTTCTAAGCCTCGTAGGGTAAAGTTTTAGATTTAAATAGTTTAGTTTTGTGTTGCATTCCACttacttcttgttttttttttttttgttaagcttttatttatgtatagatATGCATATTTGAGGGTAAGGCTCATTACGTCCCCCCTGACTTGGTGtatcttcttatttttatgaataaaatttaCTCGTACCGTCGAGTTTTTAAGGTAAGTTTCACCTACTTGACTTTTGAATCCTGCATCTGCCACTGAGTGGTTCCACTCCTAATAACACCAAGATCTTTTGTGATAGAACTCCACACAAATTGGGTTTTGTAAGTGGTTAAGTTAGAAACAATATCGGTGTTGTTAATAGTAGGCCACTGACCCATCTCTCTGAAATTTAACATGATATCAAAGCGAGACCACGACCTAGACAACAACCATGATAGCATGGTAGAGGATGATGTAAACCTAACTTATGTTTTGCCTAAATTATGAAACAAGGTAGTTGTCAATGTTGATTTGACTCAACATTAAACCACTCAATTGAAAAGTCGACCAAACCTTGAGATCTTTCCTTGGCGCAATTCATCATTCACGGCTCGATGGTGTGCAGTGTGCACTCGTATAgcttaaaaatataaaatgccTTATCGATACttttattgaatatataaatttcaGGGAAGCTTTGACGCAGAAGATTAAAGACACATACAAAGATATAATTGGGAGTTGCAAAGATATAATTGGGAGTTGCTAGAGCAAACCCGAAAAGTAATGTCTTATCATTACGTTTCTTCTGTTACTTTAGAAGGGAAAGATCAAAGTAAATTAAGTAAAATAATCTGCAGACTTTAGGTGCAGTACTCTGAgtcttcattattttcttgctTATAGATAAGAAACATTTGCCAATCTTTTATTAGCCTTGAAGACTTAACACCTTCATTTTAGTGTGTAAGTTTTCATATGCCTTAGTTACTTAAAGAACTCCATAACCCAAAAGTTACAGACAAAACATTCATATCTGATGCCACTAAATCCAGCACCAGTTGCCAGGGCCATGAATTCTTGTTCACTCCTCTCCTTCCCTCCCGGAGATTGAGTCATCATCAACACATCAAGCTGGGAAGTGGTTTTCGTAGCAGTGCTAGTCTCTGGCATAGCTGGAAGAAGTGCTTCCACAACAATCACTTTTCCATTGTCTGGAATAGCTTTGTAACAATTCTTCAACAGCTTTAGGCAGTGATCATCGCTCCAATCATGAAGTATCCACTACAAACAAATGTGTCAGAAGACAAGTAGAACAGCTTCATATATTTAGTTACCATTCTTAaactaaaacaagaaaaccaaaaatttaatGCTTGagaaatccaaaaatttaATGCTTgagaaatccaaaaattaCCTTCATAAAAATGGCATCCCCACTTGGAACACTAGCAAACATGTCTCCTCCAACATGTTCCAcacctgcaaaaaaaaatatttaacttCCATTTTATATGTTGCTGCATACCACTTCCGATGAAGCAAAAACTAAGATTTCACATTgaatcaaataaattaaagtccTACCAGGATAGGAAGGGGCATGATTTACGACATGGGGCAAGTCGAAATTGATACCCTTTATATGTTGATATCTAGATGTGATCAGATTAAGGGTCACTCCCAAACCACCACCAACATCAACAAGTTGTGTGAGGTTCTTGTCTTCAAGACCCTTGTAGATATGAAGAAGTTTCTTGATGACAATGGTGGTGTGGTTAAACATTGCTGTGTTGAACACTTGATTAAACCTGGGGTCCAAACCTGGATACTCAAAAGCGTGCATGCCATGGACCCTGTTAAATGGAATTCCTCCTTCAACAACTGCATCTTTCAGTTGAGACCTGTGAATTTATTATGTGTAGAAAGTTGGAATTAGATACCCTATTGGCTATTTGTATTATAATTAGCACAAACtatgttgtttgtttctttgatttgGGGAACTTCATAAAAGTTGAATTATATAGGGCCTTCTTCTATTATTGGGTGGaccatttataattttaatagtTATTTCCCTAACCAAGATTCCCAGACTGACTTTAATTATGTCATTTTAAGGAGTGAGATTGTCTATAAATATGCG
The Prunus dulcis chromosome 2, ALMONDv2, whole genome shotgun sequence DNA segment above includes these coding regions:
- the LOC117620318 gene encoding caffeic acid 3-O-methyltransferase-like, encoding MASSLERKSHPKINHAEPEDEITKEEEEESFCYAMQLVGSSALSMSLQSAIKFGVFDIIAREGPGAKLSSSEIAAKIGTKNPEAPMMVDRILRLLTSHSVLNCSAVAANGGSDFQRVYSLGPVSKYFVNDEEGGSLGPLLTLIQDRVFMESWSQLKDAVVEGGIPFNRVHGMHAFEYPGLDPRFNQVFNTAMFNHTTIVIKKLLHIYKGLEDKNLTQLVDVGGGLGVTLNLITSRYQHIKGINFDLPHVVNHAPSYPGVEHVGGDMFASVPSGDAIFMKWILHDWSDDHCLKLLKNCYKAIPDNGKVIVVEALLPAMPETSTATKTTSQLDVLMMTQSPGGKERSEQEFMALATGAGFSGIRYECFVCNFWVMEFFK